The DNA region CGGCGCAGGCCTTGTCGCGGGTCAAGGACCACATCCCCAGCAGACCAATGCCATTGCTGCTGGCCATCTGGAGCAGATCTTTGGCGTTGTCGATGGTGAAGGTTTCCGGCTTGGTGTCATTCAGGCCGATCATCGGGGTCACGCCAACCAATTGCCACAGTTGTTCGTTGCTGAGCGACTGGCCGTGCGCCTTGTAGGCGGCGTCCAGCTGGCCATAGAGGCCCTGGGCGGCTTGCTTGGCAGCGGCGCCCATGTCCGAGGTGGCCTGACCATAGTCCATGGCCATGATGTTGACGCCATCCAGCGTCACACCGTTGTCCAGTGCCGACTTGACGACATCCTGGCCGGATTGGGTCAGGCCGTAGGGCATGGTCGGCAGGGTCAGGGTGACGTGCAGGGTCTTGCCCTTGGCCTTGAAATTGTTTTGCAGGGCGGCAACCGCTTCGAAGTTGCGCTTGTTGGCAGCGACGTCGTTCTGTGCCGCGCCTTCGATGTCAAAGTCGATGCGACTCAGGTCATAAGCGTCCAGCACGGTCTGGTAGGCCGACTGCAGTGCGGCGGTGGTGGTGCAGGACTGCTGCAGCGGGATGCCGTTGGCGCCGCCGAAGGACAGGGCCACTTCGCCGCCCTTGGCGCGGAAGTTCTGGATGCCATTGCTGATGGCGCTCATCTGGCTGTCGCTGCTGGCGCCGGCACTAGCGGTGATCGGCAGAACACCGCCCCAGGACGGTGCACAAGTCCCCTGAGAGACGACAAAGGCCATGGTGAACTGCTGGATCCCCTGGGTGACACCGATTTTATCGATCTGCGGGGTCGGCCACAGCGTCATATCGACATAGGGGGAAAAAGCACCGGCAAAAACCGATGCGCTGGCCAAGCTGGCAGCCAGCGCGGAGAGTGCAAACTTGCTTCTCATGGGTAAACTCCTGATGTGAGCAGTGACTGATTGCCAGTCCTGCGAGACCTCGGATGGAGGATGGTTCCGTGCAGTGCCAGACGGCATGAGCCACTCTTCTTCTGGCGCTGTCCGGGGTGCTCAAGGTAAACCGCCAGGGGGGCGTGACGAATCAGGTGAGTCCGAATCCATGGGCTGTCGGAAAGCAGAAAGGCGCTGCCAGATGTCTCTGGCAGCGCCTTGTGGGACTTTTTTCCGGGCGCAGCCTGGGGCTGTGCCGGCATGTCAGGCAGGTTACGCTTTGGGTTCTGGCGGGGTGATGACCTCGCTGTAGCCACACTCCTTCTGCGGGCAGACCTTTTCGGTGCCTCGACGTTTGGTAGTCTTGATGGTCAGGATCGGCCAGCCACATTGCGGGCAGGGTTCTGCCACCGGCGGGTTCCAGGTCGCATACTTGCACTTCGGATAGGTATTGCAGCTGTAGAACAGCTTGCCGTAGCGGCTCTTGCGCTCGATCAGGTTGCCGGTCTTGCATTCCGGACACTGCACGCCGGTGTCACGCGGTTTTTCCAGTGGCTCGATATGCTTGCACTTCGGGTAGTTGGCGCAACCGATAAATTTGCCGTACGGCCCCTTCTTGATCACCAGCTGACCACCGTCATCCGGGCAGGTCCGGCCTTCGATGATTTCCGGTTCTTCCGGTTCGGCCGCCTGCTCTGCCGTCTCGTTCATGTTGCGGGTGTAGTCGCAGTCAGGATAGCCGGAGCAGCCGATGAAGCGGCCACGCTTGCCGAAACGGATCATCAGCGGCTTGCTGCACTTCGGGCAAGCCTCGTCCAGACTTTCTGTAGTGATTTCTGCGCGCGAAATGGTCTCTTTTTCGGCGATCTGCTTGGAAAATCCGTTCCAGAAGGTCTCCATGACCGGAATCCAGGCGCGTTGACCACCGGCGATTTCGTCCAGTTGATCTTCCAGTTTGGCGGTGAAGTTGTAGTCGACGTACTGGGCGAAGTGTTCGGTCAGGAACTTGTTGACGATTTCACCGGTGTCGGTCGGCATGAAGCGCTTCTTGTCCAGCGTGACGTATTCACGATCCTTGAGCGTGAAAATGATGCTGGCGTAGGTCGAGGGACGGCCAATGCCAAATTCTTCCAGTGCCTTGACCAGGCTGGCTTCCGAGAAGCGGGGCGGCGGCTGGGTGAAGTGCTGCTCGCCGTAGAGCTTGTCAATCGGCAGCGTCTCGCCGGTTTCCAGCAGCGGGAGCTTGGCGTTGTCTTCGTCTTCGGCATCATCGACGTCTTCTTCGTAGACGGCGAGGAAGCCGGCAAACACCTGCACCTGACCGCTGGCGCGGAAGGTGCCCGGACCGACGGCGATATCCACGCTGGTGGTATCGAATTTGGCCGGTGCCATCTGGCAGGACAGCGTACGTTTCCAGATCAGTTCGTAGAGCTTGTACTGGTCGGCGGTCAGGAAGGGTTTGACCGATTCGGGCGTGCGCTGGATGGACGTCGGACGAATTGCTTCGTGCGCTTCCTGGGCATTCTTCGATTTGTTTTTGTAGGTGACCGGGTTCTTCGGCAGGAACTCCGGCTCGAAGTTGGCGCTGATGTAGTCGCGGATTTCCGCCACGGCCTCGTTGGCGAGCACGACGGCGTCGGTACGCATATAGGTGATCAGGCCGACCGTACCCTGGCCGATGTCCACGCCTTCATACAGTTGCTGAGCCGTACGCATGGTGCGGTCGGTGGTCATGCCCAGCTTGCGCACACCTTCCTGCTGCAGTGTCGAGGTGGTGAACGGTGCGGTCGGGTTGCGGGTTTTCTTTTTCTTTTCGATGTTGCCGACGATGGCCGGGTGGTTGGCCAGCTTGGCGACGGCCTCCTGGTGCAGGCTGTCATTGGCAATGTCGAACTGGTCGAGTTTTTTGCCGTCCAGCTCGATCAGGCGCGCCCCGAACTTTTGCCGTCCCTTGTGGCTGTCGAGGTGAATGCTCCAGTACTCCTGCGAGACGAAGGCGCGGATTTCATTCTCGCGCTCGCAGATCAGTCGCAGCGCCGGGCTTTGCACGCGACCAGCCGACAGGCCGCGGCGAA from Paludibacterium sp. B53371 includes:
- a CDS encoding carbohydrate-binding protein, producing MRSKFALSALAASLASASVFAGAFSPYVDMTLWPTPQIDKIGVTQGIQQFTMAFVVSQGTCAPSWGGVLPITASAGASSDSQMSAISNGIQNFRAKGGEVALSFGGANGIPLQQSCTTTAALQSAYQTVLDAYDLSRIDFDIEGAAQNDVAANKRNFEAVAALQNNFKAKGKTLHVTLTLPTMPYGLTQSGQDVVKSALDNGVTLDGVNIMAMDYGQATSDMGAAAKQAAQGLYGQLDAAYKAHGQSLSNEQLWQLVGVTPMIGLNDTKPETFTIDNAKDLLQMASSNGIGLLGMWSLTRDKACAGNGSYVDAQCSGIVQDPYAFSSIFQAYADHWGTGVTRDPNYGGGDNGAGGNSGPVNGQPWSATQVYTAGDTVTYAGSTWTAKWWTQGDVPGQAAVWQQGGNTDNGGNTAGGNTDNGGNTAGGNTDNGGNTAGGNTDNGGNTAGGNTDNGGNTAGGNTDNGGNTAGGNTDNGGGDVTPVNGAPWSSSQIYTSGNTVSYAGADWKAQWWTQGDIPGQSSVWLQQGGGLQQWSASAAYNGGSCVMYQGKEYCAKWWTQGNLPTAGDPWAAK
- the topA gene encoding type I DNA topoisomerase codes for the protein MPSSLLIVESPSKAKTLKKYLGPDFEVLASYGHVRDLVPKNGAVDPAKNFAMKYQLIPKNTKHVDAIVKAVAEADNIYLATDPDREGEAISWHLVQILDSKKLLKSKTAKRVVFHEITRNAVLEAIENPREVSQSLVDAQQTRRALDYLVGFNLSPLLWKKIRRGLSAGRVQSPALRLICERENEIRAFVSQEYWSIHLDSHKGRQKFGARLIELDGKKLDQFDIANDSLHQEAVAKLANHPAIVGNIEKKKKTRNPTAPFTTSTLQQEGVRKLGMTTDRTMRTAQQLYEGVDIGQGTVGLITYMRTDAVVLANEAVAEIRDYISANFEPEFLPKNPVTYKNKSKNAQEAHEAIRPTSIQRTPESVKPFLTADQYKLYELIWKRTLSCQMAPAKFDTTSVDIAVGPGTFRASGQVQVFAGFLAVYEEDVDDAEDEDNAKLPLLETGETLPIDKLYGEQHFTQPPPRFSEASLVKALEEFGIGRPSTYASIIFTLKDREYVTLDKKRFMPTDTGEIVNKFLTEHFAQYVDYNFTAKLEDQLDEIAGGQRAWIPVMETFWNGFSKQIAEKETISRAEITTESLDEACPKCSKPLMIRFGKRGRFIGCSGYPDCDYTRNMNETAEQAAEPEEPEIIEGRTCPDDGGQLVIKKGPYGKFIGCANYPKCKHIEPLEKPRDTGVQCPECKTGNLIERKSRYGKLFYSCNTYPKCKYATWNPPVAEPCPQCGWPILTIKTTKRRGTEKVCPQKECGYSEVITPPEPKA